A portion of the Bacteroidota bacterium genome contains these proteins:
- the rpsU gene encoding 30S ribosomal protein S21 — MVGIVVNENEPIDRALKRFKKKYERSGVLKEFKKRTFFTKPSVKKRMKKVKAIRRSQRADAEEKM, encoded by the coding sequence TTGGTCGGTATCGTCGTGAATGAGAATGAACCGATCGACCGTGCTTTAAAGCGATTCAAGAAAAAATATGAGCGGTCGGGCGTGTTGAAGGAATTTAAAAAGCGCACGTTCTTCACAAAGCCTTCTGTCAAGAAGCGCATGAAGAAAGTGAAGGCCATTCGGCGCTCGCAGCGCGCGGATGCTGAAGAAAAGATGTGA